One Triticum aestivum cultivar Chinese Spring unplaced genomic scaffold, IWGSC CS RefSeq v2.1 scaffold106471, whole genome shotgun sequence genomic window, CATGGATTTTACTGCAAGCAATGGGCCTTGGAGATTCCGTCATGCATTGTTTAACAAGCTCAGACCTTGCGTCAATGACAACTGAGAAGGCAGTGTCAAAACTTATCAAAAGGAAACAATTTGTTCTTTCTTGGCCTTTAGTTTGCAAATGCACTTTTGTTGAGATACAGAATGCACGTCAACTGCACAACAAATTATCACGGCTTTCAATTTTCCAATATTTCCACATAATTTTGTTTGTATCATTTAGTTTGCTTTCCCTTTTCCAATCTTGCACGTAATTTTGTTGTCTAATAGATGGGCTGTGAGTTTGGACTTCGCCGTGGCCGCTGCTCATTCCGCCACCGCGCTGCGTGCCCTCACTGCCGACTGCACCCAGTCCGCCTCTGCTGTGTCCTGCGCTGGGTCGGCATCCCATTACCTGCAGGACCATGGCCCTGTGGCGCCGACGTTGTCGACCACAGCAATGCTGACACTGCCCGGGATGTGTACTGGGCTGAGGCTCTGTGATACGAGTAGATCATCCAAGAGGGTTCGCACTTGCACATCAGTGTTCACAAGTattccctccataaagaaatataagagcgtttagattactaaagtagtgatctctCTAAATGCTCTtgtatttctttacagagagagtacTACTAGTATGTTTTAGGTTGTTGTTGCTGCTCCTTCGAGTTGTGATATTTCTGGCGTGATCTCCATCCAGAACCAGGAATGTACATTTGAATTTCTGATTTGAGA contains:
- the LOC123176615 gene encoding uncharacterized protein isoform X1, whose translation is MACELPISQRAAPPKPSPAPIAVLPKGLPPSYAAQIPARSGWTGHGRYRHQPPPPGALCGVRGAAPPSHDPLSSLPWCKWCGEARAPSTEILPVRWAVSLDFAVAAAHSATALRALTADCTQSASAVSCAGSASHYLQDHGPVAPTLSTTAMLTLPGMCTGLRLCDTSRSSKRVRTCTSVFTSIPSIKKYKSV